Sequence from the Bubalus kerabau isolate K-KA32 ecotype Philippines breed swamp buffalo chromosome 17, PCC_UOA_SB_1v2, whole genome shotgun sequence genome:
AGGTTGGCTTCAGGTCCCGGAGGCTCATGGGAAGGGAATTTCTCAAGCCAGGGCTCCCGAGGCTCACAGAGAAGCACCATTTAGTCCCAAGAAGTGTTCTAGGCCACAGGGCCTTGAGGAAAGCAAACTCAATCGGAGGCCCAGAGGCCAATGGAAGGAGCCATTTTCAGCTGGTGGGACTatggtgggggaagggaagcCTCAGTTCAGAGGCTAGTGGGATGTGAACTTCTCTTGGGCAACCAAGCATccagcccagctcccagctggtgCACCTCACCTGGATCGCCTTCAGTTCCTTGTGGAAGCGGAGAATGAGCTGGGGCCCGTTTTCCATGGTGGGAATGTGGAAATGCTGGGGAAGAAAGGGTGGTAAGGACGGGcccccacccccttcttctccctgACGGTCCAAGCCGGCCCTTCCTCACGCTCCAAGCTGGCCCTTCCTCACCTTGCCTTGGTACAGGATTTGGTGCACGGGGCAGACCTGGCAAGCGGTGCCTGAACCGAAGACTTCTCGGACCCGGCCATCCTCCAGCGCCCGCAGGAACTCCTTCATGGTGATCTTACGCTCTACCACTCGGAATTCACCCTGCGGGGCGAGACACAAATAACCTCTGAGCCCGGGGGGCTGCTCTGCTCCCCACTCTGTGTGGATGGTGAAAAAGAGACATGCCATTGTGCCCAGtcccctccaccacccccaaTACTCCAGTCCTGCAACACAGCAGTACCCCATCACTCTGGCCACCCAAAGACAGCATGCCCTCACCCAGGTCCGGGCCAAGTCCAGCAGACTCTGTCGGACTATTCCAGGTAGGATGATGCCGTCCAGTGGGGGGGTCACCAGTTCCAGCACTGGGTCAggtggaagagaagggggagggggcgTGTAACCTCACACCATCCCATCCTCTTAGGAGCCACCCCACTCACAGCCAAGCCCCAAAACCTGCAGCCACTAAGAATTTCTGCTCCCGCCCACTTCCGCCCAGCCTGGGGTTGGTCATGGGTGGGCTCACCCCCGTCCTCATAGGTCCAGAAGACGAAGATGTTCATGGTGCCCACCTCCGTGAGCTCGTGATCAGGCCCATACAGCCAGAGGACCTGCTCGCAGCCCTTCTTTTGTGCCTCCTGCTGCACTAACACGGTGGGCCCGTAATTCCTGGCGGACAGCAACATGGTGGACCAGGTCAAGGGACCCCCAGCCTTCCCCCGACGTGGCCCGATGTGAGTCTTTCCAGACCAGCGCTCATCCTGCTCCCGCCCCACTCACAAACAGCTGTGACGTCATCTCCTCTGAGAGGCTTACTGAACCTCCAGGCTGGGTTTCAAGCCTCCTCTGGGCTCTCGCGATCAACTGGCCACCTCGATGCTTTCCCGTTTTGCCCTGATTTAACACTCACTGTCTCTCACCCAGACCTGACCTCGCACCTCGTCTGCTCACAAGCCTCTCAGGGCTCCCCACTGCCTCTAGGACAAGATCCCAGCCCTTCAGTCCAGTGTTCAGGGCTGGGCCTGGTCTGGGACTACCTGTTAAGCCTTTTGCAAACGCCagacttatttttcttctctgacaacTTCGGTGACtctgcccctccccactgcctccaCTGGTGTGTTCCCAGGATTTGAAatccacccacttcagtattcttgcctagagaattccacagatggaggagcctggcgagccacagtccatggggtcgtgaagagtcagacatgactggacgaCTCACATACACACCACTTTTGTATTCAGGAAACCATCTCCACCCTACCCATCGGACCTCCTTTGTGAAGACTTTCCCATGTTCTGGTCATTTCCATCAGAGCACGTGCTGTCCTGGATACTTGGGCTCCCACCAGCCTGGGAGCCCATGGAGGGCAGGGCCCAGATCAGACTCATCTGTGTCCCCAGCTTCACCCAACataggggttcagttcagttcagttcagttgttcagtcgtatctgactctttgcgaccccatggactgcaccacgccaggtctctgtgtccatcaccaacccctggagcttactcaaactcatgtccattgagtcggtgatgccatccaaccatttcatcctctgtcttccccttcttctcccgccttcaatctttcccagcatcagggtcttttcaaatgagtcagctctttgcatcaggtggccaaagaattgaagtttcagcttcaacatcagtccttccaaggaacactcaggactgatctcctttaggatggactggttggatctccttgcagtccaagggaccctcaagagtcttctccaacaccacagttcaaaagcatcaattcttcggcactcagttttctttatagtccagctctcacatccatacatgactagtggaaaaaccatagccttgactagactgacctttgttggcaaagtaatgtctctgcttttttaatatgctatctaggctggtcataactttcctaccaaggagcaagcgtcttttaatttcatggctgcaatcacaatctgcagtgattttggagcccaagaaaataaagtctgccactgtttccccatctatttgccatgaagtgatgggaccagatgacatgatcttagttttctgaatgttgaactttaagccaactttttcactctcctctttcacattcatcaagaggctctttagttctttgctttctgccataagggtggtgtcatctgcatatctgcagttattgatatttctcccagcaatcttgattccagcttctgcttcattccagcccagcatttctcatgatgtactctgcatataagttaaataagcagggtgacaatatacagccttgacgtactccttttcctatttggaaccagcctgttgtttcatgtccagttctgtttcttcctgacctgcatataggtttgtcaagaggcaggtcaggtggtctggtattcccatcttgttcagaattttccacagtttattgtgatccacacagtcaaaggctttggcatagccaataaagcagaaatagatgtttttctggaactctcttgctttttccatgatccagtggatgttggcaatttgatctctggttccactgccttttctaaaaccagcttgaacatcgagAAGTTCACATTGACCATCAGGAAACTTCAACGAGATATGTTTTGAAAGGACCTGAATGAACTCCCAGCTGGGGCCACACTTGCTGTCCCAACACATCCTAAGCCCACCCTCTGCCTTATCCCCATCCTAACCCTCCTTGCCCTGCTGAGCTGATGCCCTTGGCAAGACAGATAAATCCACAGGAAGTCCACAGGCAGGGTGGTGGATGCCAGAGCCCCTGGGCATTATGGGAGCTGAGGAAGGTTGGGTTTTCAGGGGAGGCTACCTGGAGGAGAGACCAGTGAGCTAAGTGTAAATTCATttctagagacttccctgggggccaATCTGAGTTTCTCCATTGGACATCCAAAGACACACCCTGTGTCTCTGACGCCCAGTGCACCAGACCTGGGGGTGGGCAAGGGACTACTTACCCTCCCAGCTTGTAGTTGCCGACCCCACCCACCCAGGCCCGGATGAATGATGGATCTGCCAGGAGGGAGACAGGTTTCaaggcatctccagggaagtagGAGCCCACAGGGCTGAGAATGACGAACAGGAGGGCTCGAGTAGGGTGGCCGACACCTAGCGAGGGCTGTGATGGGCAGAAGGGGGCATCAGGGACCCAGGAATCCAGGCCCCTAGCCCCTTCCCTGACCCAAGCCTAGGTCCCCGGCCCTTCTCCTTCAGGAAGGCAACCCGCCCCCCAAGTGTGGCTCCCCAGCCCCCAGAGCCGGCCCACCTCGTTCCCGATCAACACGGGCCGAACGTAGAGGCTACTGCCTGTGCTGCCAGGGACCCAGTCCTGGTCCACTTCCACCAGCCGGCGGATGCACTCCAGCAACTCAATTTTGTCGAAACTCTGGGCAGGATGAAGATGAGTCAGGGGACCCTCTTGACCCTGGCCCCCGCCCatgcccccctgccccaccctcctcGGGCGGCCGGGGGCCCCTCACCGGTAGGCAGAGGCGGAGGGCCGAGCGCAGCATCCGTTCCATGTTGAGCCAAGGTCGGAAGAGGCGCACGCGCTGGTCCCTGCCTTTGAATGCCTTCATGCCTTCAAAGAGCTGCAGAGACAGGCAGGGCAGGAGGTCAGGGTTCAGGGAGACAGCTTACCCAGCCAGGGAGAGACACAGGCTGATACACAGGGatacagacacagaaaaataCAGTGAGCAGGGAAGAGATTAACCCGCTGAgcacagagaggaggagagagaggaaagatcCAGACAGACCAGGAGaggagacagcaaaggacagaAGCCAGAGAAAGCAGAACAGAGAGACCCAAAGCAAGGAACATGCTTTTTTAAACCCTTTCCATGTTACTGGGACCATTTCTCAGGAATGAAGATGACATGAAAGTTACCTGTTTGTTTATCTGGCCACACCACAtgctttgtgggatcttagtcccccgactagggattgaacctaggtcatTTGGCAGTGAGAGCTcaaagtcataaccactggaccaccagggaattcccagaagttatctttttaaatagcCTTTGTGTTTTAGAGAAATACTTGAATAGCCATGGATGAAATCATACAATGTCCACCCAGATGGCCAATAGGGACAAGATGCTCaatatcgctaattattagaaaaatacaaatgaaaactacagagAGGTACCACTTCATAGGTCAGTATGGCCATCAttcaaatgtctacaaataaccaatgctggagaaggtgtagagaaagggacccctcctacactgttggtgggaatataaattggtgcaaccattaTGGaatacagtatggaggttcctaaaaaaaaacaaaaaacaaatagagTTGCTGTATGATTCAACAACCCCACTTGTGGGCATATATCAGACagaactaattcaaaaagatgcctgcacccctgtgttcatagcagtgctatttacaataaccaagataaggaagcaatttaaatgttcatcaacaaatacataaataaagaaaTCACTAAAGAACCACCCTCCTACTCCCACCAACCCCAGGTAACTTCTTGGTGCATAGTAGGTTTCTGTTgactggatgaataaatgaatgaatgaagaatgcaaaataaaaataattggagtattttgggaaaaaatgtaaaaataagggCAAGAGGTAAGAGTGGTAAGCTGCCTTATCACATATGAAAACAGATTATGAATCTACAACACTTGAAGTGACATTGACAAATGAACTGACAGATCAAACAATGCGAGAGACTAGAAAGTGGATTAtcgtatagctgaatcactttgctgtatacctgagaccactacaatattgtaaccCAACTGTATTTCAGTAAAAATTGTACAAAACATGATCAATTCAGTTAAATGGTGCTGAACAACCAAATATCcatttctggggggaaaaaaattaagttggatccctacctcataccggagaaggcagtggcaccccactccagtactcttgcctggaaaatcccatggacggaggagcctggtaggctgcagtccatagggtcgctaagagtcggacacgactgagcgacttcactttcacttttcactttcatgcattggagaaggaaatggcaacccactccagtgttcttgcctggagaatcccagggacggcggagcctggtgggctactgtctatggggtcgcacagaatcggacacgactgaagcgacttagcagcagcaacagcagctacCTCATACCTCACATCAGGAAAATTTTCAGGTTTAAATGAAATTTCTTCTATAAGCaataaaggaaaacacaaaaggaccattttatattttgaattggGGCTGGTGTTCTAAATATGACAAATCacagaaatcaaaaagaaaagactgcataaaaatcaaaataaactggGTAGAAACTTTCGACTCACATCACAAATGACTTATCTTTAATACACAAAGTACTCctacaaataaatacagaaacCCACTCTAATAGAAAAATCAGCCAAGAAAATGGACAGTTCACAGGAAGGAACTAAAAATGGCTCTTCCATTGTGAAAAGATGGTCAACTCCATTCATAATCGGGgggaaaaggcaaattaaaattaCCTTGAAGTACCTTTAAAAGCACTTAGGAGGTTACAAGACATCTAAAAGTGTGACAAGGGTCATCCCGGGCACAGGGAAAACAGGTCTGGCTGGTAAGTGTGGAAATTGACACAGCTCTGTCACAACATCGGTCACAGAAGATATTGATGACTCAACATCTGTCAGCAATCACAAGCACATACAGCCTTTGAGCCAACAGTTCCAGAAATTGAAAGGAGAGATACATTTGCTCTTAAGGGAAGTGAAGTGTTTGCTGGTTTATTGCAGTGCTGTTTATAATAGCGCAAGACTgggaacaacctaagtgtccagcaACAGGTGATCGCCTAAAGGAGGCATTTTTAggatggaatactacacagcagcAGAAAAGGAGGACAAAGCTCTTCAAGGGCTGCCCAAGAATCTCTAGGCTacattaaaagaaggaaaaacgaAAGTGTtcgtcactcggtcgtgtccgactctgtgatcccacggactgtagcccatcagcctcctctgttcatgggattctccaggcaagaatactggagtgggttgccattttctcctccaggagatcttcccaacccagggatcgaacccgcatctcttgcgtctcctgcattggcaggcggattctttaccactgtgccacttggggaGCCCTATGTAAGAGCTATCATGAAAGACATGTTTTTTTGGATGCTCAACCCCTTCATCTTCACTCACTCTACTAAAGAAAAAGTACTGGGTCCCCAAAAGTACTTTTGTCCTCCAAAAGTACTGTTGGAGGACATCCTGTCATGCTGGGCTGAAAGGAGAGCCAAATAAATGGTGATCTCCAAAAGCCACCTTCCTGGGGGCGGGGCTCTGTAGACACGTCCTGACCATCCATCCTTTGTATCTGTTCCCCATGCTGGGTCTCCTCTGCACAGAACTGATCCATTTGAATCAAATGTCCAGAGTAGGTGGGAAGAAAAACcatcaaaattctgaaaagaaaagaaagaggaaaaaaaaaaggtgggggggggcgggtggaACATGCCTAATGTTGGAGAACGACTCCGTAAGGGACAAAAATCAGTCAAAGTGCCAACCAGCTACAACTGCAGTGTGTCCCTCCAAAATTTTGCAACAAGTAAagcttctttggaaaagactttgcTTTCAGCCATAGCTTGAAGCTGGAAACTGGGTcaaatgtctcctgcatctctctcCTCGTGGGCCCTCACCAAGTCCCACAAAGCCAATCCTCCTCCTCCTATGTCCCCATATCGGCATGGTCCCGTGGTCTACATGGTCACCCGGCTAAACCACTGGGCACAGTCCTCAGCCCTCCCTGCCCTTCTCTAGCCCAGCCAGTCAATCCCTAGTATCCCTGAATCTCTCTGCCCCATCCCCTCCTGGTGATCCCCCTGGCTCTGACCTCAGCTCATCCTTTACATGGCCTGAGAAGGGTCTTACTCTACCTGCTCTGTGCCTGCTCAGAGCCCTCGGGGCTCCCAGTGCCCTTGACAAGGTCCCAGCTCCTCTGGGGTTCTGATGGCATCCTCAGCCTCCCCGTAGCCTCCAACCCCATGCTTCCCTCCCAAATATACCAGGCTCTTCTTTGGACTGTGTCTTTATACTGATGTCGCCTCTCCCACAAAAAGCCTCAGCTCCCCTCTTTGCCAGGAAAGACCCCACTTTCGGTTGAATCAGAGGTAGGGTGGGCATTCCTCTTCTGGCCTCCCACAATACCTCAGCTGCCTCCATCAGAGTCCAGATGCCCCTGGGTGGGCACCAAAGTGTGGGGGTTTTCAAGTGAAGGAACTGGGTCTGCTCATCTCTGGGGACCCGGCATCACCCAATAAATATGGGACTTGGAACATGACAAGCCTGAGAAAAATGGATGAGGAGTGCGTGGAAATGAGAAACACACAAAAAGCAAACCCAGGGAGGTAGACCCAGCAAGAGACTCAgcaagatggaagagatgcagggagaggaaggggaggaagggcagTCGCCCTGCCACCTGCAGGGAGTAGTGCAGAGCGGAGCAGGCCGGGTGCAGCGTGAGGTTCTGGAAGGGCTGGATTCGGGGCTGGCCCCAGCCCTTCTCCTGGTTCCATTCCACCATCAGCATGTGGTCGGTGAATGTCTTCCCGAACAGCAGGGGCTGGCTGGGGTCAGGTTTCTTATGAGGCTCCTGTGTCATTTCCAGCTGCAGGTCAGCAGCCTGAGAAAAGACAGGCGTCCTGGAGTCTGACCACAGCTTCCAATCTGAAAAACTACAACTCCCAGGAACCCCTGGGGCTGAGAACCAGAGAGAAGAAGGATCTGTAGTCCCAGAGGCTCCCGGGACATGCAGTTTCATCTCTTTCCCACAGCCTGATGGCAAGCAATTAGGCTAACCCATTGCCACCCACCTTCACCTTCGGACCCTGGATCTTTTGGAGATGCCTAAAGCTAGCTCCCAGCCCTTGCCTCCCTCAGACCCACtggtccaggcccccagcccctcttcCTTGAGATCCAAACCCTAATCCCCACTGTCACCTTGAAGCTGGATGAGGCATATCTTCTGGAACCACACAGAAACCAAGGAACAGGGAGAAATCTGGGGATCCAAATCTGAGGGTGGGGACAGAAGTAAGAAAGGTGATGAGACCAGGAGACAGAGAGTGCAGGGGGTCCTGGCACCCATCTTTTCCACAATCTGCACTGGGGATGTTCTCGGGCATGCTCTGTCCCAGGCCCAGTGCTTCCAGACAGAGCACACGGCCCTGGCCAGGTCCCTTCCCCTGTCCTGATCAGCATGGAGCAGGAGATCCCCAAGGAGGCCAAgtctgctccctgcccccacaaGGGCCATCTCAATAAAGAGCTGAATCGGCTCCCATCCCTTCCTCCAAGCTGGGGCAAAGTCAAATACAGGCGCCTCCTACCGCAGGGAACTTTGGCCCTGGGGAGCCTCAGGGAGCCTGAGCCCAGATCAGACAGAGGACGACAAGAGAAGGTGTGCAGGTAAGTGAAGGCCTCCCCGGGGGAACTCAAATCCTGAAAAGAGTTAGAAAAGTGGAGGGCCCATAGGTCATGCTCCCCCAGGACCCAGGACCCAGGGCCCCAGCCCTTCCTATTACAGACCCCGGATTCCAGGCCCCCACCTCAGGATCCAGACCCCCAGCCCCCTCCGCCCTCAGACCCAGAATTGCAAGTCCTTCCCTTTGGGGGTATTAGATCAACTGGGCTCAGCTTACTTGAGGCCCCAGTCCCAcaccctgctactgctgctgctaagtcacttcagtcgtgtccgaactctgtgcgaccacatagacggcagcccaccaggctcccccgtccctgggattctccaggcaagaacactccaatgtatgaaagtgaaaagtcagtcatgtccgaccgaccctcagcgaccccatggactgcagccttccaggctcctccgtggggtgccattgccttctccgagtcccACACCCTGGACACCAGCAATTCCAATTCCCTGTGGTTCCCAGGGCTGTAGGGAACTGAGGGGCAGCCACATACACTCGGGGACCACCCCAGTCATCGAGAGACACTGCTCGGATGAACGCTTCCCCTGTGGTCCGGCCCGAGGCCAGCGGGGGAGAGAAGGTCTGTCTGTGTCTAGCAGGATGGCCTCTCCCACACAGTCTCTGACCTCGCGATACCTCTTTCCTCAGCCCGGTGGGAAGGCAGCTGTGATGAGGTTTGGCAGACAGAACAGCCTAGCCTGCTCCTGCCCTGTGAGCTGAGGGAACTGAGAACAGATGTGAATGGCCGAAGTCACTGGTCAGTAGGTGAGTCATGGGGAGACGGGGGCTGTGGGTTTGGAATGTCCTAAAGTCTAGGCCATGAAGTCTGAGGAGTGGTCCTGGATATTATGAGCGCTGGAGGGCTACTGGGATGATTGGAGTGTGGGTCCTGGGATGGCCTCTAGGTGGCGCTCTGTGGCTTGCCCAAGCCAGGGCCGGGTTACTGGCCAGGAGGGGGACAAGACACCCCCGGCATAGAGATAACACCAACTGGCAGGGCGGAGGCAGGCAGCAGGTGGACAGGAAAGCAGCCCTCAGAGgaaggcagaaaggaaaaaagtagagaagaagaatgagaaaaaataagagaCAAGGAAGTAAAAGACATGGACATTAAGGAATAGGAATCCAAGGCCAAGAGAAGTCAAATTAGATATGATCATAGAggggctcagcaataaagaatctgcctgtcaatacaggagacctgggctcaatccctgagtcgagaagatccccaggagaagggaatggcaacccactccagtattcttgcctggagaatcccatggacagaggagcctggagggctacagtccagggggttaaaaagaatcagacaggattgagcaactaacactttcactttcatacagagagagggggaaatcccctggaggaggaaatggcaacccactccagtattcttgtctgggacatcccttggacagagaagcctggcaggctacagtccatggggttgcaagagtttgacacaacttagtgactaaaccaccaccaccaccaccatatatataGAGACTGAGACAAGACACACGAGGGAGGGAAATTCAAGCATGGTAAAGCCTGGAgaaatcaagggaaaaaaaaatactgaaggcAAGATGAACTGAAGCCATAAGAGAGAACAGGAGAAAGGAGAGTAATAGATCAAGACCCAACATTGGGGGACAGCACAAAGTGAAAGGGAGGCCTAGGGAAATGAGGAGAGACTAGCAGAGACAGAGTGATGCCAACACCTGGAGAGAAACTGCCTCAGCGATGCTTGGAGACAGAGATatccaggagagacagagaggagcaGGAAAACACACCCACAAGGCAGAGAAAAGGTGCTGGGCACTGTTTCCAGGAGATTATAAATCTGTACTGGCCATAGAGACACTGTCACACTGGGAGAAGCTGCCTTCACCCTCCCAGGATATTTTTCTGGGGGCAGGGGTCTCACCTCCCCTCAGGGAAGATGCTCCACCACCTGATACCCCAAACCATTGGGGGATTGGGCCCCAAGGAGATCTCAGATGATCCCTGAGCTTTAGGGACCTAGAGTTGTAAAAAGCTCTGGGGCTGAATTAGGAAATGAGAAATAGTTGGAGTTGGGGTGGCGTATGCACAGAGCAAAGCTCTATAATATGATGGAATCTCCACTGACCCCAGCACTCACAGCCCAAGGCTGTCCTACCACCACGGCCCAGGAGTGTCATCGTAAAGTCAAGATTGTCCCAGACACAGCCCAGGCTGGTCTCCGTCTCAAC
This genomic interval carries:
- the BCAT2 gene encoding branched-chain-amino-acid aminotransferase, mitochondrial, translating into MAAAALKQIWIPRFLPVPWFLCGSRRYASSSFKAADLQLEMTQEPHKKPDPSQPLLFGKTFTDHMLMVEWNQEKGWGQPRIQPFQNLTLHPACSALHYSLQLFEGMKAFKGRDQRVRLFRPWLNMERMLRSALRLCLPSFDKIELLECIRRLVEVDQDWVPGSTGSSLYVRPVLIGNEPSLGVGHPTRALLFVILSPVGSYFPGDALKPVSLLADPSFIRAWVGGVGNYKLGGNYGPTVLVQQEAQKKGCEQVLWLYGPDHELTEVGTMNIFVFWTYEDGVLELVTPPLDGIILPGIVRQSLLDLARTWGEFRVVERKITMKEFLRALEDGRVREVFGSGTACQVCPVHQILYQGKHFHIPTMENGPQLILRFHKELKAIQYGSKAHEWMLPV